In Apium graveolens cultivar Ventura chromosome 10, ASM990537v1, whole genome shotgun sequence, the following are encoded in one genomic region:
- the LOC141691194 gene encoding uncharacterized protein LOC141691194: MIEKTLSTFHPNTMILAQQYGERNFQKYGELISLLLVAEKNNELLLKNNQIRPTGSAQLLEVHNTSFLKNERGKGHKGGRGYGRNRGRGNFRGRVHNQYHSGHLKWQRDGYNSGPRKWQREVPNKIKAPQEGENRGICHKCGSEGHWKRTCRTPKHLVDLYESSKRNNGKRVETNFANYNLVNEPVNKASNEIDTGVNLYYGLDD, encoded by the coding sequence ATGATTGAAAAGACCCTCTCAACATTTCACCCAAACACTATGATCCTGGCTCAACAATATGGGGAGCGTAATTTTCAGAAATATGGCGAGCTGATATCTCTCCTTCTTGTGGCTGAAAAGAATAATGAGTTGCTACTGAAAAATAATCAGATTCGTCCCACAGGCTCTGCCCAGTTACTAGAAGTACATAACACGTCATTCCTGAAGAATGAACGTGGGAAAGGGCATAAAGGAGGACGGGGTTATGGACGAAATCGTGGACGTGGAAATTTTCGTGGTCGAGTTCACAATCAATATCATTCTGGCCACCTGAAGTGGCAACGTGATGGTTACAACTCTGGCCCCCGAAAATGGCAACGTGAAGTGCCAAATAAAATAAAGGCACCCCAAGAAGGAGAGAACCGAGGCATCTGTCATAAGTGTGGATCTGAGGGGCACTGGAAACGTACTTGTCGCACACCCAAACATCTTGTTGATCTCTACGAGTCATCCAAAAGGAATAATGGAAAGAGAGTAGAAACCAACTTCGCTAATTATAATCTAGTTAATGAACCAgtcaataaggcctcaaatgaaATAGACACTGGTGTTAATCTTTATTATGGTTTAGACGACTAG